The sequence below is a genomic window from Desulfobulbus oligotrophicus.
GAGTGCGTATGTCGGTGATAAGCGTCAGTATTTCATCGATAAACTGGCGGAAGGCGTGGGGAGAATCGGGGCAGGATTCTATCCGAAGGATGTGATTGTCCGTCTGTCTGATTTTAAATCCAACGAATATGCCAACCTGATCGGCGGCCATCTCTATGAACCGGAAGAATCCAACCCCATGATCGGTTGGCGTGGTGCTTCACGATACTATGATCCCCGCTATCGGGCTGCTTTTGATCTTGAATGCGAGGCTTTGCTCAAAGTGCGCAATGACATGGGATTAACCAATGTCAAGCTGATGGTACCGTTCTGCCGAACTCCGGAGGAGGGGCGCAAGGTTATTGACGTCATGCGGGAAAACGGATTGGTACAGGGGGAAAACGGACTGGAGGTCTACGTGATGTGTGAAATCCCGTCCAACGTCATTGCCGCAGATGCGTTTTGCGATGTCTTTGATGGTTTTTCCATCGGTTCCAACGATCTTACTCAGTTGACCCTTGGTCTGGACCGTGACTCCGACCTGGTGGCCCACATCTACAATGAGCGGAATGAAGCGGTTAAGACGCTCATTAAGATGGTGATTACCACTGCCAAGAAACGGGGTCGGAAAATCGGCATATGCGGGCAGGCGCCTTCAGATTTTCCGGACTTTGCAACGTTTCTGGTGGAGGAGGGTATCGACTCGATCAGTCTGGTTTCCGACACGGTGGTGAAGACGAGATTGGCCATTGCTGCGAAAGAACGGGAGCTGGGCATTACGCCATAACAGAGGCCTGCAGGTTCTTGCAGACATCTTCACGAAAAGAAGACCGACACGGTGGATCAGCCATGGCGGTCTTCTTTGTCGTCCTGTCCTCTCAGTGGTTTAGCCTCGTCAATGAGCATAATCGGAATGTTGTCGCGGATTTCATACACGAGCCGGCAGGCACGACAGACAATACTGTTCCCCTCGATATTTAATTCGACCATTCCTTTACATTGCGGACAGGCAAGGATTTCCAAGAGCTCCTGTTTGATCATGATCAGTCTCCAGTATTTTGCATGAGAGTTAAAAGTCTCAAGGATAAGTCAACGGATAGTAATGGTGCGCTGATTTGTATCACTATGCTCTGTACGATTCAACGAAGATCGGTTTTTAATTGCCGATTCCATACCGTATTGTTCTCTGTCCATTATAGTCGCTACTGCCTGTTTGTTCACTGACGCAATCGTTATCCAGTTCTCATGCAGTACAACCTGAGTCAGGATGATGTATCAGTCTGGTTGAATCGATACCGATTAATGGTTATTTTTAAAGCTTGTGCCGCGGCCTGTTAATCGACAGGAAAGCACTGTAATGGCCTTGACGTATACTGCCCGGCAAGAGGGATGAACGTGTCTGTATCGCCGGTTTGAGCGGTTGGTGAATTGGGAGGATGTTTTGTTTGTAACTGGCTGCCCGGAGGGGGTGTTTTTGACCAAAATAGATCCGGTTGTGGGGAATTGTGTTTTTGTTAATTTTCAATGTGGTATACAGTTACACCGTTAAAGAACAGCAGGCCCGAATCGTGCCAATGAGGGCGTGGTCATGTTGAAAGTACACACCCAGGTGAAGTGGTGGTGTCTTATTCTTGGGTGCCTTTACAGCACTGTTGCTGTGGCGGTCACCGGTCTTGATACCTCCTTTGGGGTCAACGGCCGGCTCGCCATTGAACTGGGTCACAAGAATAATGGGTATGCGGTACTGGTGCAACCGGATGGGAAAATTGTAATGGCAGGTTCCTCCGGCAAAAGCGGTGATCTGAATTTTTCTCTTCTTCGCTTTCATCCCGACGGTTCCCTTGACCCATCCTTTGATGGAGACGGCTCGGTCCTGACGTCACTTTCCGATGGTGATGATGAGGCCCTGGCCCTTGCTTTGCTGGATGATGGTCGTATCATTGCTGCCGGTTACAGCTATAACGGCAAGGACCGCGATTTTGCAATAATCTGTTACCGTCAGGATGGTTCTCTGGACAGAAGTTTCGGCGACAGAGGTGTGGTGTTGACTGCGATCGGTAACGGCAATGAGGAAATTACCGCGGTGGTCGTGGGTGAATCAAACACTATTACTGTGGCAGGTTCAACCGAAGGAACAGTGGGCAGGATTGTGGCGGTTGCACGCTATTTTATTAATGGAGAATTAGACAGAAGTTTTGGTGAGCATGGTATCAGTTTAATCGGTGTCGGCGAAGACGCCTCTGCTGAAGGTGTGCTTCAACGGAGTGACGGAAGCCTGGTTGTTTCCGGTTCGACATTGCAGCAGCAAAAATCTTCTTTCCTGTTGGTAGGGCTGGATAGATACGGTACTTTAGATCCGGGTTTCGGGCATAACGGTGTGACTGTGGCTCCGGAACATTTTGATCCAAGTGAAGGGTACGGCCTGGCCTTCGATGACAAGGGGAGGATCTATGTGGCCGGAGCGGTCGGTTCACCCGACAATCGTGACAGTGCGCTGTTCCGATTCACACCCCAGGGAGAGCCGGACACCTCCTTTGGTGAACAGGGTGCGGTGATCACCGGAATGAGCAGTGAAGACGATGTCTTGTACAGTGTAAGTGTCAGCAAGCACGAGGTGGCAGCGGGCGGGTTCACCACCGATGCCGGTACACGGCAGATGCTTCTTCTTTCATACCCGCTGGAAACAGAGATTGTTGCCGAGACAAAACAGCAGCCTGTTTTTCGTATTGTCTCTCAGGACAATGCCGATGACACATCGGTACAGGAGTCATCCTACAAGAGCAAGACCCGTTTACTCATCAGGCAGCTGCAGATGTGGAACAACAGGCTTCGGATTCATGACCTCCAGATTTCCGACTCAATCACCTCTCCTTCCGCCCTTGTGCCGGCAGTGAAAAGGGCTCGCCATGGTACGATTTTATCTTCTGTTGAAAATCGACCTCTTTATTTCCGGTGTACAGATGGTACAATGGCCCTGAGACTGTCAGGGTATGTACAACAGATCAGTCATTTCCTTCTTCCCCAGGCTATGGCCGCACCAGGCATGCAATCAAATCCTTCAGAACGGGAGACATTTGCCGCTCCGAAAGTTTTTTCCACTTCGTTTAGTGAGGGAGAGTCTGTTGGTTTTGCAGTCGTTTCAGACCGAGATGGCAATATCCTTGTCGTTGGTACGGCGGAAGGAGTTGAAGCAAGCTCTATGGTTGCCACCCGTTTTTCCGCAGAAGAACTCGTTGATCGTATTACCGATACTCCGGGGCGGCGCCACAGGGGGATCATAACGACCATGCCCACGAAGATTACGCAGACTTCCATTACCAGCGGCGGCGAGATCGATGCGGAATTTGAAAAAGATGTTGTTGGCCGTGGTCTTGTTTTCAGTCTACATTCCGGGCCGGTGCATCCGGAGATAGCCTTTGAGGACGATCTCCCGGCGTCCATGTTGCCGGCCGCTGCTTTTGCTGCTCAGGATTCTGGTGACCAGGTCAGGAATAAGGCGGTATCAGCGGGTCAGGATCTTTCTGTGCCGTTCACCAAAGGAGGACATGTCGAGAGTGGTGAGGGAACAGGGACTTTTGTCGTTCAGATCGACCATCTTCTGCCGGGGTCTCTTTATTACCTTCGCTCCTATGCCCGTACTGTCGGTGGTGATGTGTATTATGGAAACCAGCTTGCTGTCAGAACAGCGGATGCCTGCTTTATCGCCACGGCCTCCTTTGGTGGCTTTCTGCACCCGGCCGTTGGTATTTTGAGAGAATTCCGTGACCGCGTTCTCTATCAATACAGTCCGGGACGATGGCTGATTGAAGTATACTATTCCTTTTCGCAACCAGTGGCAGAGGTTATCGCTGAGCACACATCTCTTCGCTGGACGGCTCAGGTGCTTTTGCTCCCCCTTGTCGGATTTTCGTGGCTGGCTCTTAAAGTCGGCCTTGCTGCTGCTGTCTGTTCTCTTTTGGCCATCGCCGTAGCGGTGCACTGGTTGTTCAGCCGTGTTCGGCACGGTGTACAGGGCTCTTTATGACGGCATTGGTGGAAGAGGAAAGAGAGATCATCTGTTGAACCTTAAGAGGATTGTATGCGACAACAAAAGGAAGAATCGTATAAAATATCAGATTGTCGGGGTTTTACTCTTATAGAGCTGATGGTGGTCATGGTTATTCTCGGTATTCTTGCCGGCCTCATTGTGCCACGGATCATGGATCGACCCGAAGAGGCTCGCCGAACAAAGGCGGAAATCCAGATACAGTCGATTGAACAGGCACTGAAGCTGTATAAACTCGACAATGGGCAATATCCGACCACAGAGCAGGGGCTGCTGGCTCTGGTACAGCCTCCCGCGACCGGCACTCTTGCTAAGAAATGGCGTACAGGCGGTTATCTTGAAAAGGGTAAGGTGCCCAAAGACCCCTGGGACAATGAATTTGTCTATATCTCTCCTGGTGTGCACGGTGATTATGATCTCAGCTCCTACGGTGCCGATAATCAGCCCAGTGGTGAAGGAAAAGATGCGGACATTAACAGCTGGGAGCTGTAAAAGTACAGCCAGGGTTTGGTCTTAGCCCGGATATGCAGTCGTCACACCTGAAAACCAACGGGTTTACCCTGGTTGAGCTGATCGTGGTCATGTCTCTCATCGCGGTGATGGCCGCTTTTGCCGTACCACAGGTTGCCGGTTTTTTGTTTGCTGATCAACTGAAAGGGAGTGTTCGCAAGCTGGTCGGATTGATTCATCGAACCTCGCAACTTGCGCAACAGCAACAGGTTCCTTATGTACTGGTCTATCATCAGAAGGAGCGGACTTTTACCGCGCTTCCGGAAAAAATCGACCCAGACAGTCTGGTTGAGCAAAAAAACAATCAGCTGCAACTCGGTGACGCAGTGGATGTTCGTGATTTCTGGTCCTGGTACGGAGGAACGCAGCAACCCGATACCTATGCTATCCGTTTCACCGA
It includes:
- the gspG gene encoding type II secretion system major pseudopilin GspG; protein product: MRQQKEESYKISDCRGFTLIELMVVMVILGILAGLIVPRIMDRPEEARRTKAEIQIQSIEQALKLYKLDNGQYPTTEQGLLALVQPPATGTLAKKWRTGGYLEKGKVPKDPWDNEFVYISPGVHGDYDLSSYGADNQPSGEGKDADINSWEL
- a CDS encoding Trm112 family protein, which encodes MIKQELLEILACPQCKGMVELNIEGNSIVCRACRLVYEIRDNIPIMLIDEAKPLRGQDDKEDRHG
- a CDS encoding type II secretion system protein — encoded protein: MQSSHLKTNGFTLVELIVVMSLIAVMAAFAVPQVAGFLFADQLKGSVRKLVGLIHRTSQLAQQQQVPYVLVYHQKERTFTALPEKIDPDSLVEQKNNQLQLGDAVDVRDFWSWYGGTQQPDTYAIRFTEAGYVEPTIIHVNKDDDAAFSVILSPFSGKVQVISGHVQPDNTLLFQ
- a CDS encoding CFI-box-CTERM domain-containing protein, which encodes MLKVHTQVKWWCLILGCLYSTVAVAVTGLDTSFGVNGRLAIELGHKNNGYAVLVQPDGKIVMAGSSGKSGDLNFSLLRFHPDGSLDPSFDGDGSVLTSLSDGDDEALALALLDDGRIIAAGYSYNGKDRDFAIICYRQDGSLDRSFGDRGVVLTAIGNGNEEITAVVVGESNTITVAGSTEGTVGRIVAVARYFINGELDRSFGEHGISLIGVGEDASAEGVLQRSDGSLVVSGSTLQQQKSSFLLVGLDRYGTLDPGFGHNGVTVAPEHFDPSEGYGLAFDDKGRIYVAGAVGSPDNRDSALFRFTPQGEPDTSFGEQGAVITGMSSEDDVLYSVSVSKHEVAAGGFTTDAGTRQMLLLSYPLETEIVAETKQQPVFRIVSQDNADDTSVQESSYKSKTRLLIRQLQMWNNRLRIHDLQISDSITSPSALVPAVKRARHGTILSSVENRPLYFRCTDGTMALRLSGYVQQISHFLLPQAMAAPGMQSNPSERETFAAPKVFSTSFSEGESVGFAVVSDRDGNILVVGTAEGVEASSMVATRFSAEELVDRITDTPGRRHRGIITTMPTKITQTSITSGGEIDAEFEKDVVGRGLVFSLHSGPVHPEIAFEDDLPASMLPAAAFAAQDSGDQVRNKAVSAGQDLSVPFTKGGHVESGEGTGTFVVQIDHLLPGSLYYLRSYARTVGGDVYYGNQLAVRTADACFIATASFGGFLHPAVGILREFRDRVLYQYSPGRWLIEVYYSFSQPVAEVIAEHTSLRWTAQVLLLPLVGFSWLALKVGLAAAVCSLLAIAVAVHWLFSRVRHGVQGSL